The genomic segment TCAAAATGAAAACACCTATGTGAAGCTCACAATACGATAAGTTAgactataatttttatttaattaaaaagactcATTAAAGACTCAAAAAATTGCTTGTAAGTTTGTGAGACCTATCAAATTTTCAATGtcgaaaaaatttcaaatttgtgTTGTTACAAAGCTCTCGATGTTTAGGACGCACTAGTGGTATTGGATTTTTGGTAGGATTTACAGTTTGGGAGAAATCTAGCCTAGAAATCAAAAAGGGCAATAATTTCTGGGGCTCGATTCACACAAACCGCTTaataaaaattcatgaaattgatGTTTATAGGAAGCTTGTAAATTGTAGAACATAAAGGAAATAAGACTAGGTCCGGTTGGTGGCCGGAATTGCCGGAAACAGCGAAAGAAACTCAAAGTAGTGCACCCAAGGGGAGGATTTTGGAGCGTGATTTCTCATCAAAAAAAGGAACAGCCAATGGCGGGGAAGGAGGCTGCGGGTGCACCGGCGAGGGAGGAAGGTTGGAGGGTGGTGGTTGGCGGTGGTGGGGAAGGAGCAAGAAAAGAGAGAGTGTCGGGCAGTGTGAAAGAATGGAAGGGGAAAAGAcaaaaagaccaatatgatttgGTCAGTTCGATCCTGATTGATTTGATTCGGCCAGTTTATTCAGACCGATTCAATTCATTTGGTCCAATTCAAAACactagaaatttgatttttgcttTGTCCCGAGACTCAAAATGAGGcccaaaattttaagaaaaaaatgcagaaaacttagaaaaatttatggaatccaaaaatattttcaaacttACTATGTtgtctttaaattaattatctTGAAAAATACAAACCCAATTTTAaaaactccaaaaattcaaattaaaataccataatatttaatatattaaaatatcaaaatttacacataaaataattatttaaaaaattgaaatgttatacCTTAGACTAGACTGAGAGAGAGGGAGGGAGGAAATGGGGGAAGGGGGGTGGGGGTGGGGGGGAGTGGGGAAAGAGTATAAAGTGAAGAAGGATAGTCTTGGTAGCTATAGATGTAAGGGACAGAGATCTTAGGGATGACTCTTTAACACTATGCTCAGGAGAAAATAGGGTAAGGTGAGAATTTTTTTTGAATAAcgtttttcataatttttgatctttataattttttatatgggagaaagagaaaattttttaaaGCATTTGAAGATTTTAAAAAATCATCAATTTAATAGGTTGGacaatgaaaaattttaaagattTTAACCTTACTTTAAAAAGCTATATATTttcttaaatataaattcaatattttaaaaTCTTAGAAAACCTCTTATTACTTTTAAAAAACCTCTTCTCAAATAAAGGGTTAAGTGGAGATGGAGAGCGAGAGAGCTTCAAATTGAAGCGAAGAATGAGGGCAAAAGGGACACAAAACAAGAGATAAATTAGAAATTTTACAATTTATAGCCTAACAAAATGATATTATATTATAAGGAATTGGTAGAATCAgaactaaaattttgaaatttttttaaaagataattgaatctaattgatttaattaaaaatcaaactaaaaaattaaattaaatcaatttatttgatttttccattaaaacttaaaattaaataatttatttttatactaaTGGGTCATGAATGTTTGGTATGAGTAGTTCGACACTCTTATTCTTTAAGCAAAGCCAAGTGCTCGATCATTGTAGATGGAAAAAATGCTCATTGAATGCTTTTTACCTCTTAGTGGGCCGACTTGATACGAACAAAATTATTCATAATCTATTGAATTGGAATAtttgtaaaatatatataaaaaattatttttaaaatatatatttaaattaaataaacagACAGTAGAAGCACAGTACCTTGTTTAAAAATTGTAACCGGTTCTTATGAATAAATTTTATTGGTATATCAaatcaattataaatttatttaaaaaaaaagaaatttatgcTCAAACATTAGTTTTTGGATACTTCTCAATTTTatcatgttatatatatatatatatatatatatatatatatatatatatatatatatatatatattataaagtgAGAGGTTCTATCTTTTCTTTAAAAATGTCTCTTTCCCATCTTTtttattgtttttcctttttttttttttttttgccttttttctctctttgatcttctttttgaaTGGTCACCGAATGAACCTTTATTTGGGAGAAAGTTTTTAAAGTAATagaagatttttaaaatttaaatttattatgtttTAAAGAGTATAAAGATTTTAAAAGTATAATTTTTGGAGTTTTTTAAAAACCTTCGAAAACTTTCATTTTTTAACCCACAAAATTAGTaaattaacaaatattttaaagtataATTTTTAGAGTTTTTTCTTTTAAGTATTTCACTGAGCAATCTCTCCCCTTCCTTTTCCACTTTTTTTAagtctttttttgttttttttttcaaataactcTTAAATCtacatcaatttaaaacaaaatttaaatatatttcctCAAAtctattattatttatatatagatTTGGAGTCATTAAGTCTTCACATCTATATATCTTTATTGATAGATCTTGAATGtataattttattgtatttttctaTTATAATATAGTTATTATGTATTGGtaaattattttactttttataaAAAAGTGTTTTATGAAATGTACATCTATCTTTTGGAGTTCTATTATTAGTTAATATATATGTTTTAACagatcttttaaattttttatattatttttatttacaagTGGTTAATTTCATTAAAGCAGAAACATAATATATTGATTATTCTATTTTAAAAATGGTGAAATATCTTCCTTATCCTAAAACAAATTTCAAATAATGATATATCTTTCTAAATTTATATTTGTcagaaataaatctaaaattctcTCCCTAAAATTTGGATGATATTCCCCATTATTAGGTTTTGTTTTTCTCCCTTAATgtttataaataaatgaaattaatcaTTTATACaagaaataataatatataaattgatCAATAGCCAAACTGTGTGCTCTCtataatcattttatgaacctatcTAACCTCTAAATTTAAATCTAGATTGAGGAAAAGATTTCCTTGTATAATATTCttcttcaaaaaataaaataactcatTATACATTATAACTTTATTAAATGAGACTCAATAAAAAATACACTAAAGATTATTAAAAAGACAGATCTGAACATTTATTTATATAAGATCTATATATAAATAATGATTAAAATTATCACATTTACATTTAATATGAAATAATCTAAATTTTGCAGGgactaaattttaaattaaagcaATGAAATCATCATATATAATTACATTTGATATGAAAGAATCTAAATTCTGTGGACtaaatttttagatcattttcgaTTTTCATTCTCTTTTTCAAAATCCTGACTTTCGTTCATAATAATTTTAGCAtgttgaaaatattttaatttgtcGCCGTAAGTTTTGGCATCTGTGATGAATTAGAGTTTGGTTTCTAATTATGTTAATattcaatgaaaaaaaaaaaattttctcctctttctaaGTGACCATAAGAGAAAGTTATTACCAGTGACAATTCTCATCTTTCatttctacttttttttttttttttccttttaataatttacttatttgagtgaataaatttttaaatttattattattaatagatTTTAAATGTATGTATTACCTCGTTGGTGGAGTTCTATTGTATTTCTCTCATTCAATAGAATTATTGATCatctttattaatattttttatatatatatacatttagacATCTttcattttatgaaaaatattttttacttttttttagcATTTAAGACATGTAAGAAaataagttaataaaaaatattttataatcaaaaaagaaattaagttaatttttattttttaattgacttgataatcttattaaaatataaaaacatttATACATATAAAAACATATAATGCTacaattaaacaataaaaaaatatttttataaaaatattttttatatataaattattttttacaaagCAAACAGAGAgttgttattttttttaagaagaaGATTGTACCAGGAGCTacaaatattttctttaataaaagagttaaatttaaaatatatctgATGGTACTCCAAAAAATATCAGGCTCAAATAGTGTAGTGTATAATCTATCAATTGATTAGTCTACATGTTCTATAAATATCAAAtactttatattatttttttataactaattaattttatttgtaaaaaatataatatattaatttatacttCTTTCCTTTATATTCtattttcaattaataaaatatcctttcttttttttttatatatatttttttattctagCTTCTGGCTTGACCTTCTTTCATCCCTTGTCACCAATATAATTTAAGGattattttacaaaatttatGCACACAAAATCAGTAAAAGTCAATAAAAAGAGTAAAACATTCTATCAggcttatattaaaaaattaaatatattaattaaaaaatattaagaattaattaaaattaaatttaatatttttatttataaaaattctaaaataataaaataatttttttaaattattttttcaaccatatttaaatgatttttttcTTTCTAGAAAAGTGTTTTATTGACCCTAAAATTTTTAATGTCAAATGAGACCTTAGTAAATTAGCATAAAGAAAAAGTCTAAGCAAACAATTAAGAgccttaaaaaaattaaattatgtaaAAGCTACTCTTCAACTGAATGACATAACATATgttaatggatttttttttttttatgtagactcaattcattataaaaataaagcataagatatatagtaaaatttatttattaaatacataaattttatatatttttgtttTAGATCTATGATATATCAAATTTAAGTAAGAATTTTctaattaactttacttataatcTCTCAACTTGGTTGTATCAGTAATGTCTCATAACTTCAGTTTATATCATAAAAatcatttaatttcaatttaaatatcattaaaatcTATATGATTTACTATTACAGGTTTATATTCATAGACTTTCAATTATAGGTTTACAGGTTAAATTATGACTAAATTTCATTTATTGTCCTTTTAACTTCGATAAATATGCCACAGACAtgtctcaattttaatttatctcacaaaaatctttaaattttaatttaatatataaatgtttttaataaaaaaatactaaataataattaagattatatatatatatatcattcatACTAGGTTAgggtttaaaatttttttaaaataaagttaaataattaaatgttattaattttttttatattaaaataaaatcaaaggaattaagataaattaaacataaattttagaaattaacataaattgaattaaaaacaatataagtaaaaataatatttttatatgataaattaaataattaattaattgtaaatatttataaaaattagacTATTTctaaaaatatgattttattttaaataaattaaaaataaataaaaatttaaaatttaaaatttaaaatttaaactgactataaaatttatgaatgaTTATGATAAATTTATTTAAGTTGAGTTAGTTATAAGTTAACTTGGTAACTTATAATAGTAGGTTATTAGGACTTTAGttatatttaaattgaaatttaaaaatttttatggtataaattaaaattgaaggaTAATTCTGATACAATTACATAAATTGAgagactataaataaaattaaccctaaatttttcgtgtcaaaaattttcttaatttggGGCCGATCTTGAAAATAATTAACCACTCTCATAATTTTCTTTTACAAGTCACGCATTAATCATTACTTTTTTTGCTTAGTACATTAAAAAATATCTctttactattttttttaatatacataactttaaaaaaaatagatTAGTAATTAAGTAgaattataaactatatattataatatatgttgaaaattgaagatttgtgtTAATAGAGAATTTGTTATTTGGGTTTtattggttgtttaattatattgTAACGTTCTGGCCTTTCTCAATATGTATTGGGTAAGCTATTGAGAGGTCTTTTTTTCAACTAAGAGCTCATTCAGGTTATGATTTTTATTTAGAAGCATGAAGCATGTCTAAATATGGAAGTAAAACAAGTTTTTTAAACAAGCTAACATATACATAGAATTTAGATTATATTGAAAAATACTTCATTAAATGTATTGGAAGCATTCTTCGCGATTAAAGTAGAGAGACGTCAATTCCACCCAAAAAAACAAGAGTAGAGAGACGTCAAGCTAAAAACGAACACCTTGCGTACGTGTGTGTATGGCCTGGTAAACTGACAAGAAAATCGACCAGTTAATTAATTGAAGACCATTGTTTTTTAAGTAGCCACTAATTGAAGGGGATTTACTGAGATTTCCTTTTTtccaattttttataataatttgagGATAAGAAAACAAGGGACGATTGTGGTTTACGTGCACCGACTTATATACAGACTACAGATTATAGAATTGCAGTTAGAAGCAATGACAAGACTTAGGGGAGTTGATAGGGAAtccattaaaatttttatttttaatctttcaAATCATTTCATCTCACTCCTCatcttttgaaaaattataattaagtgAACTTTGCGGCTGGATGATCAGAGAGCGCATTATACGAATGGTTTGACTTATCAAAGATATGATGATGCGATTAATttgttataaataaaataaaattattataaattacattagtaaaaaatatgtatatttaaaaatatatttgtatttgtgatttttttttatgaataattAAGAATGAAAGTGAAAGAATAAATTCACAATTCTTAATATTCACAGCATTTAAATTCTATCTGAATTATATCTGATATTAAATTGAGttattagaatatatatatatgtgtgtgtgtgagagagagagagagaattggaACCTCTTTCTTAGTAGACTTATGAATAACCTGATCCATTACAGATTTACCTAATCACATGATTCAATTCATTTAGATATGGCCGATTACTAAACTAATTATTTGATATAATAATTTAATCTGTTAATAAACCTAATAATTGATCATTGCTAATCCACATCCGGATACAATACAAATAAATAATTCAATAATCTCCTACTTGGATAGCAGTAATCAATTTAGTAAACTAAAAGAACAgattaataaaatacaaaataatatctAACAACAACTAAGCAATTTAACCTATAAAATCAAGTTAATGAAACGGTAAACAAAATAACATTGAATCCGATAGGGAAAACAATATTATATTTATGTACCAACAAATTCTCAAaacaaaaattgaatttaaatggaATATGTAATAAgatatgtcaaaaaaaaaaaataatggtcTAAGCATTCCAGATGAATGCTAAcccaaatgtaacataaaacagaCTCTCACAAGACCAAAACATCATCAAAAGTTTTTACTACATCCATATGCGTAATATGCTTATAAAAAACACTAATGGGTAAAGCTTTGGTTAACAGATCCGCAATCATTTGGTGTGTGGTAATATGTTCAATCTGAGTCTGTGATTCACGAATCTTCTCTCGAACAAACAAGAATTTAACATCAAAATGTTTAGTTCGACTAGAATTCCTGTGATTTTGAGAAAAGCAAATAGCAGGAGCATTGTCGCAATAAATGGTCAATGGCCTTGAGATCTTCTCAACAACAAGCATACCAGAAATGAATTTCTTTAACCAAATAGCTTGATAAGTGGCCTCATAACAAATAACATACTTTGCTTCCATAGTGAATGTAGTAGTAAGTATCTATTTGGTACTCTTCCAAGAAACAGCTCTTCCAGACATCATAAATATGTAATCAGAAGTAGATTTTCTATCATCTACACAGCTTGCAAAGTCAAAATCAGAGTACCCAATGACTTCCAGATTGCCAAATCTTTTATAAGTCACCATATAATTCTTAGTACCCTGCAAATATCTCATAACTTTCTTTgcaactttccaatgactccatCCAAGATTACTCAAGCATCTACCAAGGACACTAATAGCAAATGCTATATCAGGACGAGTGCATACTTGAGCATACATCAAGCTCCCAATAGTAGAACTGTATGGAATCTTTTCTATTTCAGTCCTTTCCTTGTCATCCTGAGGACACTGAGCTTTAAAGGGTTTCTCACCTGAAAGAATAGGTACAACAGAAGATGAGCAAGTGTGCATGTTTAATCTCTTAAGAACTCGATCAATATAAGTTCCTTGAGACAAACCTAATATGCCTTAAGACTTGTCATGGTGAATATGAATACCCAGAACATATGTGGCCTCACTAAGGTTTTTCATGTCAAAGTGACTAGATAGCATGTATTTTGTCTAGTTCAAGAGATTGATGCTATTACTAGCAAGAAGAATGTCATCAACATACAACACTAGAATAATGAAATGGCTCCCACTCACTTTCTAAAAGATGCATTGATCTGAAGCATTCtccttaaaccaagagaagtcaGAACTTGATCAAACTTCAGATACCATTGTctagaagcttgtttcaacccataaatggatctccTCAAAGGTACAACTTCATCAACTTATCAGGCCCCTCAGCATCTACAACCGGTGGTTCTAAATTGACATCAACAGAATTTTGAACTTCATCATTACCCTCAAGAGGATTAAATTCTACTGAGGATAGTAGCAAAGGCACAAGAAAGACAACAATCTCATCTCAACACGAGGTATTTGACTCCCATTATCCATCTCATCCTCAAAATAAACAGCACGATCTGATTCAATCACTCTAATAGAATGAGTTGGACAGTAAAATCTACTACCTTTAGAACTTGTACAATAGCCAGTAAGGAAACCACTAACAGATTTAGCATCTAGCTTTCTGATCTGAGAGTTATATGGCCTCACCTCTGCCTTACAACCCTATACATGAAAATATTTCAAACTGGGTTTCTTACCAAATATTAACTCATAGGGAGTCTTAGGCACTGATTTACTAGGAACCTGATTGAGAATATACACAACAGTTTTCAAGGCATCACCCCACAAAAATTTTGGTAAAGAAGAATGACTAAGCATACATCTCACCACGTTCATCAAAGTACGATATCGCCTCTCTgcaaccccattttgttgtggagtcccAGGCATGGTGTACTGTGCCTCAATCCCACATTCTTGTAAATATAAAGTAAAAGGACCAAGATTTCTACCAGCCTCAGTATACCTATCATAACACTCACCACCCCTATCTGACCTTACACATTAAATCTTCTTCCTAGTTTTTAGTTCAACTGCAGCCTTAAATGCTTTAAAGGCATCCAAGGAACTAGACTTCTCATAAAGAAGATCAATCCAACCATATCTAGAATAGTCATCAATAAAAGTGATGTAGTATTTAAAACCTCCCATAGCAATAGGAGAAATGGGTCCACAGATATCTGTATGAATCAAATTCAACACACCTTCACTCCTACTTGCCCCTTTGTTTCTAGCTCTAGCATGAAATTTTCCCTTAATGCAATCAACACATGCAGTAAAATCAGAGAAATCCAAACTATGCAAGACACCTtgtttaaccatcatttctaatCTTTCCCTAGAAATGTGACCCAATTGTCTATGTCATAATATTGAAGAGTTCTTATTAACTCTTTGACATTTGTGCCAAATAACAATATTGATAGGAACATCAACAGATTGAAAAGGAACATAATTTAAATCCAACATATATAAACAATTGCATAAAACAGTGGAACCAACAATATcagatttaaaataaataataattttttcattgCCCTGAAGAAACACATAACCACACTTATCTAAAATAGAACTGGAAATTAAATTTCTCGTTGAAGAAGGAACATAAACAGTATCATTTAATTCCAACATATGTCCAGAAGATAAATTCAAAGAAACAGTCCCTATGAGTTTTACTATTGCAACtacatttatttctaaaataatatTCTCCTTTTCACTTGGCTTCCTCATGTTTTTAAACCCCTGCAAGGAATTTGAAATATGAAAGGTAGCACCAGAATCCAACCACCAAGAATTTAAAGGAACATCGATAACATTTAATTCAAAACATACTAGAGCTAGAGAGGCAAGTTTTAGACTATTACCTTCCTTCTCATGCTTATTTTTATGCATAAAACAATCCTCCAACTTATGGCCAAGCTTCTTGCAATAGTTGCACTTGCCTTTGAAGGACTTCTTCTTaactgttaaattatgatcatgctTACCACCATTCTTATTCTCAAATTTAGCTTTAGACTTCTTATCCTTCTGAAATTTCTCATTAGTCTTGCTACTAGACCTTTGAAAAACATAATTAACAGAAGTAGTATTCCCTTTCCTCATAGATTCCTCTTCTTGGCACACAATGGCTATCAACTGATCAACTGAACACTCCCCTTGTTGGGAGTTGTAAGAAGTcttgagaattttgaattgagGTGGAAGAGATTCAAGAATGCGCCAGACTAG from the Hevea brasiliensis isolate MT/VB/25A 57/8 unplaced genomic scaffold, ASM3005281v1 Scaf314, whole genome shotgun sequence genome contains:
- the LOC131177054 gene encoding secreted RxLR effector protein 161-like is translated as MHTCSSSVVPILSGEKPFKAQCPQDDKERTEIEKIPYSSTIGSLMYAQVCTRPDIAFAISVLGRCLSNLGWSHWKVAKKVMRYLQGTKNYMVTYKRFGNLEVIGYSDFDFASCVDDRKSTSDYIFMMSGRAVSWKSTK